Proteins from one Panicum virgatum strain AP13 chromosome 7K, P.virgatum_v5, whole genome shotgun sequence genomic window:
- the LOC120642089 gene encoding protein BPS1, chloroplastic-like encodes MFLTEKCSSLLPPHHHHSDAAPPKASRRSRQRQQLLTACFDAALAARLRGLLSGPAPSSSPLAALARLADLLALTLAEAAPALAGEGDAAAVAAHLDAGVALLDACNAITARLERLRRRRLLARFALHLLSSSPAGRGRARAALADRDDRSSSSPPPPLPSLPFDQPRGRLSAAARVLVAVSAVSSLAAAAAAAVLGGAFLDAAAFPRVSGGDFSWAEPFNAVSGQLSALAASSASEVDAIDEAVQRLASVLDAKDGADEAAVRAAAQEVERRTVELTARLDRLSDAVNGVFRAALGLRNAELGSFMVGPAPAGKTCA; translated from the coding sequence ATGTTCCTGACCGAGAAGTGCAGCTCGCTCCTCccgccccaccaccaccactcggACGCAGCACCGCCCAAGGccagccgccgcagccgccagcGCCAGCAGCTGCTGACGGCCTGCTTCGACGCGGCGCTGGCCGCGCGCCTCCGGGGCCTGCTGTCCGGTcccgcgccctcctcctccccgctcgCGGCGCTCGCGCGGCTCGCCGACCTCCTCGCGCTCACgctcgcggaggcggcgcccgcgctcgccggcgagggggaCGCGGCAGCCGTCGCCGCGCACCTCGACGCCGGCGTCGCGCTCCTCGACGCCTGCAACGCCATCACCGCGCGCCtcgagcgcctccgccgccgccgcctcctcgcccgcTTCGCGCTCCACCTGCTCTCGTCGTCGCCGGCAGGGCgagggcgcgcgcgcgccgcgctcgcGGACCGCGACGACCGCAGCtcctcgtccccgccgccgccgctcccttccCTCCCGTTCGACCAGCCCCGCGgccgcctctccgccgccgcgcgcgtcctTGTCGCCGTCAGCGCCGTCTCCTccctggccgccgcggccgcggccgccgtcctcggaggagccttcctcgacgcGGCCGCCTTCCCCCGCGTCTCCGGCGGGGACTTCTCCTGGGCGGAACCCTTCAACGCCGTGTCCGGCCAGctctccgcgctcgccgcctccAGCGCCAGCGAAGTGGACGCCATCGACGAGGCCGTCCAGAGGCTCGCGTCGGTGCTCGACGCCAAGGACGGAGCcgacgaggcggcggtgcgcgccgcGGCGCAGGAGGTGGAGAGGCGCACGGTGGAGCTGACGGCGCGGCTGGACCGCCTGTCGGACGCCGTCAACGGCGTGTTCCGCGCGGCGCTGGGCCTCCGCAACGCCGAGCTCGGCAGCTTCATGGTCGGACCCGCACCGGCCGGGAAGACGTGTGCGTAG